A segment of the Micromonospora sediminicola genome:
TCACCTCGACGAGCTGGTCGAGGCGCACACCATCGGCCTGCGCGCCGCCCGGGCCCTCCAGGACGACGAGGCCGTGGCGATGACGCTCAACTACCTCGCCTCGGCGCACTTCCGTCGGGCCCGCTTCGCCGAGGCCGTACGGCTCACCGAGGCGTCGGTCGAGGTCTACCGGCGGCTCGGCCGGCGCCACGCGCTCCGCAACTCACTGAACAACCTGGGCACCGCCTACTCCCACAACGGCGACCACCGGCGGGCGATCGAGACGTACGCGGCCGCCACGCAGCTCGCGCGGGAGCTGGACGAGGCCGCGGCGCTGGCGAACGTGCTCAACAACACGGCGCTGTCGTTGCTGTTGTGGGGGCGGTACGACGAGGCGCTGGAGGTGTCCCGCCGGCATCTCGTGCTGGCCCGGGAGACCGGTGACTTCCGGCAGCTCAGTCAGGCCGTGGGGCACGTCGCGATGGCCCGGCACCGGCTGGGTCACCTGGGCCCGGCCCGGCGGCTGCTCCACGTCGCGTTGCGCCTCAAGCGCCGGGCCGCCAACCGCTACGGCGAGGGCGAGGTGCTCAACGAGATCGGCGTGCTGGAACGCGAGGCCGGCTTCCCGGACCGGGCGGCCGCCCGGCACCGGACCGCGCTCGCCGCGATGACCGACGCCGGCGACGTGATCGGGCAGTGCGCCTCCCGGAACCTGCTCGCCCGGGCGATCGGAGACCAGGGCGACGTCAGCAGCGCGTTGGACCTGCACCGCCGGGTGCTCACCGACGCCACCCGGCTCGGCGCGCGCTACGAGCAGGCCCGGGCGCTGGACGGCATGGCCCGGTGCCTGCGGTACACCGACTCCGACCAGGCGCGGCGGTACGCCAACCGGGCGGTGGCGCTGTTCCGTCAGATCGAGTCGCCGGACCGGTGGGCCACCGAGGAGTTGCTGGCCGAGCTGGGTTGAGCGCCCCCCGCTTTCCCTGCACGCCGGCGGCGGGCGCGGCAGGATGGTATGCGTGACGACTCCAGAGGCGACCGGTTACCGGATCGAACGCGACTCGATGGGCGAGGTGGAGGTGCCCGCCGAGGCACTGTGGCGCGCGCAGACCCAGCGCGCGGTGCAGAACTTCCCGATCTCCGGACGCGGGCTCGAACCGGCCCAGATCAAGGCGCTGGCGCAGATCAAGGGTGCGGCGGCCCAGGTCAACGGTGAGCTGGGGGTGATCGACGCGGACGTGGCGGAGGCGATCGCCACCGCCGCCGCGCACGTCGCCGACGGCGGCTACGACGACCAGTTCCCGGTGGACGTCTTCCAGACCGGCTCCGGCACCTCGTCCAACATGAACACCAACGAGGTCATCGCCACGCTGGCCGGCCGGGAGCTGGGCCGCGACGTCCACCCGAACGACCACGTGAACGCCTCGCAGTCCAGCAACGACGTCTTCCCGACCTCGATCCACCTGGCCGCCACGCAGTTCGTGGTGGAGGACCTGATCCCCTCGCTGAAGCAGCTCGCGGGCGCGCTGGAGGAGAAGGCGGCCGAGTTCGAGACGGTGGTCAAGGCGGGCCGCACCCACCTGATGGACGCCACGCCGGTCACGCTCGGGCAGGAGTTCGGCGGCTACGCCGCCCAGGTCCGCTACGGCGTGGAGCGACTGGAGTCGGTGCTGCCCCGGCTGGCCGAGCTGCCGCTGGGCGGCACCGCTGTGGGCACCGGCATCAACACCCCGCTCGGCTTCGCCGGCAAGGTGATCGGCCGGCTGCGGGACTCCACCGGCCTGCCGCTCAGCGAGGCGCGCAACCACTTCGAGGCGCAGGGCGCCCGGGACGCGCTCGTGGAGACGTCCGGCCAGCTCCGCACCATCGCGGTCGGCCTCTACAAGATCGCCAACGACGTACGCTGGATGGGCTCCGGGCCGCGCGCCGGCCTGCGCGAGCTGCGCATTCCCGACCTCCAGCCCGGCTCGTCCATCATGCCGGGCAAGGTGAACCCGGTGGTGGCCGAGGCGATGCGTCAGGTCTGCGCCCAGGTGATCGGCAACGACGCGGCGGTGGCGTTCGCGGGCTCGCAGGGCGACTTCGAGTTGAACGTGATGCTCCCGGTCATGGGCCGCAACCTGCTGGAGTCGATCAAGCTGATCGCCGCGTCGAGCCGGCTGTTCGCCGAGCGCCTGGTGGCCGGCCTGGTCGCGGACGCCGAGGTCTGCCTGGCGTACGCGGAGGGGTCGCCGTCGATCGTCACCCCGCTCAACCGCCACCTGGGCTACGACGAGGCCGCCTCGATCGCCAAGGAGGCGCTGGCCAAGCAGGTCTCCATCCGGGAGGTGGTGATCTCCCGGGGGCACGTCGACTCGGGCACGCTCACCGAGACCCAGCTCGACGAGGCGCTGGACCTGCTCCGGATGACCCACCCCTGAGCGGGACGCCGCGACGCCGGTAATTGCCTCGCCCCGTCACCAGGTGCGCGGGATGATCCGACCGTGCCTGACGACGGGGTGTTGCTGGAGACCGCGCGGCTGACGCTGCGCCGGTTCACCATGGACGACGTGGACCGGCTGGTCGAGCTGGACGCCGACCGGGAGGTCATGCGGTTCCTCACCAACGGTGAGCCGACGCCCGCCGGGACGATCCGGCACGAGGTGGTGCCCCGGCTGCTGGGGCAGTACGGCCGTCACCCCGGGCTCGGCCGCTGGGCGGCGCTCGACCGGTTCACCGGCGAGTTCCTGGGCTGGCTCGCGCTCGACCCGTCCGACGACGGTGCCGAGGGGGAGCTGGGCTACCGGCTGCGCCGCGCCGCGTGGGGGCACGGCCTGGCCACCGAGGGGGCGCGGGCGCTGGTGCGGCACGCGTTCGAGACGGTCGGCGTGCGGCGGGTGTGGGCCGAGACCATGGCGGTCAACGACCGCTCGCGCGCGGTGATGGCCCGCGCGGGGTTGCGCTACGTGCGCACGTTCCACCTGACGTTCGACGACCCGATCCCGGGTACGGAGCACGGTGAGGTGGAGTACGAGCTGCGCCGCGAGGAGTGGCCCGCGGCGCGTCAGGAGTGGGACGCCGCCCTGCGGGCGCGGTAGGCGCTCACCGCGGCCCGGTTGCCGCAGCCGGCGTCGCAGAACCGGCGGGACCGGTTCTTCGACAGGTCGACCAGCACGTTGGCGCAGTCCGGGTGGTCGCAGTGCCGCAGCCGGCGCAGTTCACCCATGCGGATCAGGTCGGCCAGGGCCATCGCGGCCTCGACGGCCATCCGGGTCGCCAGCGGCGCGTCCCGCGGCACGGCGTGCAGATGGTAGGGCTCGTCGTCGTGCCGGATGAGCTGCGGCAGCGCGTGCGACTCGCGGAGCAGGCCGTTGACGATCTCCACCACCTCGTCCGCGTCGGCGTGCCAGACGCGGTGCAACCGGGGCCGCAGGGCGCGGACCTGGCGCAGCTCGACGTCGGTGTGCTCGTGCCGGCCGCTGAAGCCGTGGACGCTGACGAAGTCGTCGAGGGCCCCCACGTCGGACAGCTCGTCCCGGCCCGGACCCGCCGTGTTCACCAGTGCGGCGGCGGCAACCAGCGCGCACTCCGTGTCATGAGCAAAGAGCACCTTGACTCCTGTCGGGAGTTCCGCCTAGCGTCATCAGCATAACGCTTTTTTACTCATGACCAGGAGTTGCCCATGCGTGAACGGCCCCGCGCCGGGCTCGGTCTGGCCCTGCTCTCCGCGCTCGCGTTCGCCACCTCGGGCACGTTCGCCCGCCCCCTGCTCGCCGGTGAGTGGTCGGCCGCCGCGGTGGTGATCGCCCGGGTCGGTGTCGCCGCGCTGGTGCTGGGCGTGCCCGCGCTGCTCGCGCTGCGCGGCCGATGGCCGGTGCTGCGCCGCAACGGGGTCGCGGTGGTGCTGTTCGGTCTGCTCGGCGTGGCGCTGGCCCAGGCCTGCTTCTACAACGCCGTCCAGTACCTGCCGGTCGGGGTGGCGCTCATGCTGGAGTACCTCGGCATCGTGATGGTGGTCGGATGGATGTGGCTGGTTCACGGGCAACGTCCACGGCTGCTGACCGTGGCCGGCTCGCTGGCCGCCCTGTGCGGGTTGGCGCTCGTCCTCGACCTCACCGGCGCCGGCGGCATCGACCCGGTGGGCGTGCTCTGGGGCCTGGGCGCCGGCGTCGGGCTGGCCGGTTACTACGTCATCGCCGGCCGCGTCGACGCCGAACTGCCGTCGGTGGTGATGGCCAGCGGCGGCATGGCCGTCGGGGCGCTGGTGCTGCTGCTGCTCGGCGCGGTCGGGGCGTTGCCGCTGGCCGCCGGCACCGGGGACGTCAGCTTCGCCGGGCACCGGATGAGCTGGCTGGTGCCGATCGTCGGGCTGTCGCTGATCGCCGCCGTCGTCGCCTACCTGGCCGGCGTCGCCGGGGCCCGGCTGCTCGGTGCGCGGCTCTCCTCCTTCATCGGGCTGACCGAGGTGATGTTCGCGGTGCTGATCGCCTGGCTGGTGCTGAACGAGTTGCCCAGCGGGATCCAACTGGTCGGCGGCGTCTTCATCGTCGGCGGCGTCGCGCTGGTCCGGATGGACGAGTTGCGGGCCGGACCCGGGCCGGCGGCACCCGCTCCGCCCGCGCCGGCACTGGCCGGCGAGCGATGAGCACGCCCCGCGCCGCGGTCGTCTTCGACGCCGACGAAACCCTGATCGACCTGCGCCCGGCGGTCACCGGCGGGCTGGTCGCCGTACTCGAGGAGATGCGGCGGCGGACCCCGGCGGCGGCCGACGTGTCCCTCGCGGACCTGGAGGGGGACTGGGGTGCGGTCTTCGGCGCGCTCAGCGCCGCACCGGTGCAGGAGATCCGACGGGCCGCGCTGGCCCGGTCGCTGGCCCGGGCCGGGCTGGACGCGCACCTGGACGAGTTCGCGACGCTGTTCTTCGCCCGCCGGTACGCGCTGAGCAGGCCGTTCCCCGACGCGCTGCCGGCGCTGGCCGCGCTGCGCCCGCACCACCTGCTGGGCTTCGCCACCAACGGCAACAGCCGCGCCGAACGCTGCGGCCTGCCCGGCCAGTTCGCCTTCGAGCTGTACGCGCACGAGGGCGGCCTGCCGAAGAAGCCGGCGCCGGCGTTCTTCGCGGCCGTGGTCGCGGCCGCCGGGCTGCCGGCCGCGCGCATCGTCCACGTCGGCGACTCGCCGGAGCACGACGTGGTCGCCGCCCAACGGGCCGGGCTGCGCGCGGTCTGGCTCAACCGGGGCGGACTGCCCCGCCCGCACGGGCTCGACCCCGACGCGGAGGTGTCCACGCTGGCCGAATTGCCCGAGGTCATCGCGGCGTTGACAAGTGCGAATGCCTGATTGGGGTCTATACCGGACGTGGATCTGGCGGAACTCGCTCCCGTGATGTGGGATGACACCACGTCCCTCAACGAGAGGATCTGATGTGGTGAGCAAGCGCTTCACCGCCGGCGCGGTCGCGGCTGCGGCCTCGCTGGCACTCACGGTGACCGGCCTGGGCGTTCCGGCGGCCGCCGCGCCGTCCAGCACCCGTACCTTCACCGTGCTGGCCGAGAGCGGCGTCTCCAACGACGCCGCCATCGCCGCGATCACCGCGGCCGGTGGCAAGGTCGTCTCCCGTACCGACGACGTCGGCCTCTTCCAGGTGACCAGCGACCGGGCGGACTTCGCCAGCCGGGCCAACGCCGCCGGCGCGCTGCTCGGTGCGGCCGAGGAGAAGGCGATCGGCAGCAAGCCGAAGCTGGACCGGGTCGAGCAGGAGCACCTGCTGGCCGCCGTCGCGAGCAAGGGCAAGGCCGCCAAGGGCAACGCCAAGAAGATGGACCCCCTGGACGACAAGCTCTGGGGTCTGGACATGATCCGGGCCGACAAGGCCCGCACCATCGAGCCGGGTGACCGTCGGGTGACCGTCGGCGTGCTGGACACCGGCGTCGACGCCAGCCAGCCGGACCTGGCCCCCAACTTCAACTGGGCGCTGTCGCGCAACTTCGCGCCGGACCTCGTCGACGTCGACGGCCCGTGCGAGGTGGCGAGCTGCCTCGACCCGGTCGGCACCGACGACGGCGGGCACGGCACGCACGTGGCCGGCACCATCGGCGCCGCCGCCAACGGCTTCGGCCTCTCCGGCGTGGCGCCGAAGGTCTCCCTGGTCGAGCTGAAGGGTGGCCAGGACAGCGGCTACTTCTTCCTCAACCCGGTGGTCAACGCCCTGGTCTACGCGGGCCGTTCCGGCCTGGACGTGGTCAACATGTCCTTCTACGTCGACCCGTGGCTCTACAACTGCACCGCCAACCCGGCCGACTCGCCGGAGGCGCAGGCCGAGCAGCGGACCATCATCGAGGCCATGAAGCGGGCGCTCACCTTCGCGCACCGCAAGGGCGTCACGCTGGTCGGCGCGCTGGGCAACAACCACGAGGACCTCGGCAACCCGCGCACCGACGTGAGCAGCCCGGACTACGGCTCCGACCCGTACCCGCGGCCGATCGACAACGCGAGCTGCTGGGACCTGCCCACCGAGGGCCCGCACGTGATCGGCGTGTCGGCCGTCGGCCCGTCCGGCAAGAAGGCCGACTTCTCGAACTACGGCACCGAGCAGATCTCGGTGGCGGCGCCGGGCGGATGGTTCCGGGACGGCTTCGGCACCGACACCTACCGCGCCGACGCCAACATGATCCTCTCCACGTACCCGAAGAAGGTGCTGCAGGAGGAGGGCTCGGTCGACGAGGCCGGCAACATCGTCGCCGGCTTCGAGAACTCGGTGTTCAAGCAGTGCACCGCCAAGGGTGAGTGTGGCTACTACACCTACCTCCAGGGCACCTCGATGGCGTCCCCGCACGCCGCGGGCGTGGCGGCGCTGATCGTCAGCCGCTACGGCAAGCAGCAGGGCCGCAACGGCTTCGGCATGTCGCCGGACCTGGTCGAGCAGCACCTCTACCGGACGGCGGCCGAGCACGCCTGCCCGGAGCCGCGGCTGCAGACCTACACCAACGAGGGTCGGGACGCCGAGTTCAACGCGTACTGCGCGGGCTCGCTGAACTTCAACGGCTTCTACGGCTACGGCATCGTCGACGCCTACGCCGCGGTGAAGACCCCGCTGAAGCCCAACGCTCGCCCGTAACACCCGTTCGACCGTCGTGGCGGTGTCCGGTACTCCCGGGCGCCGCCACGTCGGCTTTCTCGCGCTCGTCACGGCCGCCAGCCCCGGGCCACCAGGGCAGTGCGGATCTCCCGGACCAGCGCGGGGAACTCCTTGCGCAGGCGACGGCCGGTCACGTGCAGCACCAGCCAGCCGGCCTCGACGAGCTGGTTGAGGCGCCGCCGGTCCAGGTGCATCCGGTCGGCGTCGGAGTGCCACTGGCCGTCGTACTCGACCGCGACCCGGAACTCCGGCCACGCGAGATCGGGATGCAGGATCAGGCCGGTCGACACGCGCACCGGATGCTGGGCCACCGGACGAGGCAGGCCGGCGAACATCAGCCGCACCCGCAGGTGGGACTCGGGCGGAGACTGAGCCAGCCCGTCGGTCAGGCCGAACACCCACGCCGCCCGTCGGCCTCCGGGGCGACCGACGTTCCGGGCCGCCTCGCTGGCCAACTCCGCGCGGCCCACCGAGCCGGTGCGCAGCAGGCCGTCGATGATGCCGACCGCCTTCACCGGCTCGGCCCAGACCGCGGTCTCCCAGGCACAGGTCACCGGATCGGTGCGGGGCGGTGGCTCGGTCATGACCAGGGGCAGGCCCGATGATCGGTCCGCCGCAGGCGACGAGGTCGTGCGAGCGGGCGGACCGGTGCGCCTGGTCGGCGTGGTGCCCGCGGCCGCGCCGGTGACGGCGGCCCTGGTGGTGCCGGGGGTTGTGGCTGTGCCGGCCGGGACCAGGAGGCCGCAGCGGGTGGTCGACATCGGGGCATGGTGCACCCGCACACCCGGTTGCGAGTCGGCCCTGACCGTGGCCGGCAGCAGGACGTGCACGTCGTCCGTGAAGCCGGCAGCGTGCTCGACACCGTGCAGGTAGGCCGCAGAGGGGCCGGCGACCAGAGTGCCGGGTGGCATGCGCAGCAGAGCCGCGCGGCAGGTCAGCGCGTGATCACGGTCGAGCCGCGCGTCGGCGTAGACGTCCTGCCGGAGCCGGATCCAGGACGCCCCCCGGAGGTGGTGTCGGGACAGCAGGCCGCGCCGGATCGCGGCCGAGCCCCGGAAGACCTGCCAGGCCAACTCCGCTGGTCGATGAGGATGAGGTGGCATGCGACCAGCCTGGCGTGGTCGGGGCGGCACTCGACACCCCTGTGGACAGCCGCGGCCGAGCCATCCACCGCGACCTGTGGACAACCGCCTTACCCAGCCGCCGGTGTGGTAACGCCTCGCGCTCGGGCCGCAGGGTGATCGACTGCGGTTCTGTCGTTGATCGTCTGCGGTTCGGCGAGGTGGTGGCGTCCGGGCTGTGGTGATGCCGCCACGTCGGCGGACTGGCGTGGGCCGCCCGGCCAGGCCTCGTGTCGGCGGGTGAGGCGGATCAGGAGAGAGCGGCGGCGACCGCCTCGGCGGCGGCGGTGACCTGGGCGCCGACCTCGGTCACGTCGAGCGGGGTCAGCGAGACCACCCCCACGCTCCCCTCCAGCCCGGGCACCCCGAGCACCGGCGCCGCCACCCCGTACGCGCCGGACTGCAACTCGCCGCTGGTGCTGACCGGCCCGAACTCGCCGGCCCGCCCGGCCAGCACCGCCCGCCCGGCCGCGCCCCGCTCCAGCGGATGCCGGGAGCCGGTGCGATAGGCCACGTGGAAGGCGGTCCAGCTCGGCTCGACCACGGCCAGCGCCACCCCCTCGCCACCCTCGACGACGGTCAGGTGGGCGGTCGCCCCGGTCCGCTCGGCGAGCCGGCGCAGCGCGGGCAGCGCCCCCTCGGCGAGCAGGGGCTGGGCCCGGCGGGCCAGGTGCAGCACACCCATGCCGATCCGGAGCCGGCCCTCGCCGTCGCGCCGGAGCATGCCGTGCCCGGTCAGCGCGCCGACCAACCGGTAGACCGCCGCGCGCCCGATGCCGAGCCGCTGCGCCGCCTCGGTGACGGTCAGCCCGCCCGGGGCGTCCGCCACGAGGTGCAGCAGGCGCAGCCCGCGGTCCAGGGTCTGCGCCGTCTCACCCGGGCGTGCCGCCGTGTCCACGCACGCAGCGTACGGCCCGGCTCCGCCCAACCTGGAAATGTGCGGACGGCTACGCTTGTGAGGTGACGCTACGCCTGTATGACACCGCCACCCGATCGGTGCGGGACTTCGTCCCGCGGGAAGCCGGCAAGGTGGGGGTCTACCTGTGTGGTCTCACGCTCCAGGCCCCGCCGCACATCGGTCACCTTCGCTCCGGCGTCAACTACGACGTGCTGCGCCGCTGGCTGCTGAGCAAGGGCTTCGAGGTCACGTTCATCCGCAACCTCACCGACATCGACGACAAGGTCCTGGCCAAGGCGATGGAGCAGGGGCGACCGTTCTGGTCGATCGCCTACGCGAACGAGCAGCTCCTCACCGCCTCCTACCGGGCGCTGAACGTGCTCCCGCCGACCTACGAGCCGCGGGCCACCGGTCACGTGCCGGAGATGCAGGAGCTGATCGCCCGGTTGATCGAGACCGGGCACGCCTACCCGGCCACTGACGGCTCCGGCGACGTCTACTTCGACGTGGCCTCCTGGCCGGCCTACGGGTCACTGTCCGGCCAGTCGCCGGCCGACATGCAGTCCGCCGGGGACGCCCCCGACCGGGGCAAACGGGATCCGCGTGACTTCGCGCTCTGGAAGGGCGCCAAGCCGGACGAGCCGGCCGACGCCTACTGGTCCTCGCCGTGGGGTCGCGGCCGGCCCGGCTGGCACATCGAGTGCTCGGCCATGTGCTGGCGCTACCTGGGCGCCGAGTTCGACATCCACGGCGGCGGGCTCGACCTGACGTTCCCGCACCACGAGAACGAGATCGCCCAGTCCCAGGCCGCCGACCTGCCGTTCGCCCGCTACTGGGTGCACCACGGCCTGCTCGGCATCGGCGGCACCAAGATGGGCAAGTCGTTGGGCAACACGCTCGACCTCGACTACGTGGCCTCGCTCGGGGTCCGCCCGGTGGAGCTGCGCTACTACTACGTCGCCGCGCACTACCGGTCCCACATCGACTACTCCGAGGACGCGCTGCGCGAGGCCGCGGTCGCGTACCGGAGGGTCGAGGGCTTCGTGCAGCGGGCGGTCGAGCGGGTCGGCGCCGCCCGGCCCGGCGACCTGCCGGCCGGTTTCGCGGCGGCGATGGACGACGACCTGAACACCTCGGCGGCGCTGGCGGTGCTGCACGAGGTGGTCCGGGACGGCAACACGGCGTTGACCGCCGGCGACGATGTGACCGTCCGCACGACGCTCGCCGCCGTGCGGGCGATGCTGGATATCCTCGGCGTCGACCCCCTGGACCCGGCATGGACCGGCGGTGGGCGCACGGACGACCTGCGTGGTGTGGTGGACTCGCTGATCGCGCTCGCCCTGGAGCAGCGCGCCCAGGCCCGCAGCCGCAAGGACTGGACCGCCGCCGACGCGGTCCGCGACCAGCTCAAGCAGGCCGGCGTGGTCGTCGAGGACACCCCCCAGGGCCCGCGTTGGACTATTGGAGAGCAGGACTGATGGCCGGCAACTCGCAGCGCCGTGGCCGGCGACTGACGTCGAAGTCGGGCGCCCCCAAGGGCACCGGTGGCAAGAACAAGGACTCCCTCGCCGGGCGGGGCCGCACCCTGCCGGCGGACGAGCGGCCGTGGCACAAGGCGTACTCGGGCACCGAGAAGCTGCCCCAGCGCACCGCCTGGAAGCAGGACAAGGAGCGCCGCGCCGCCGCCGAGGAGGGGCGCGCGCCGAAGATCGGCAACCCGGGCACCAAGGACACCACCTGGGGCAAGGGCACCCGGGCCGGCGTGCCGCTGAAGGGCGGCAAGGGCAAGCCCGGCGGCCGCGGCGGCCCCCGGGTGGCGCCGGGGCGCAAGGCCAACCCGGCGAAGGACAGCCCCGAGCTGCTGGTCGGGCGGAACCCGGTGCTGGAGTCGCTGCGCACCCAGGTGCCGGCGACCGCGCTCTACACCGCGCAGGGCATCGACGTGGACGACCGGGTCAAGGAGATCGTCCGCACCGCCGCCGACCGGGGCATCGCGATCCTGGAGGTCAGCCGCGCCGAGCTGGACCGGATGACCGGCGGCGTGCTGCACCAGGGCGTCGGCCTCCAGGTGCCGCCGTTCGCCTACGAGCCCTTCGACGACCTGGTCGCCGCCGCGCTGGAGCAGGCAGCCCCGCTGCTCGTCGCGCTGGACGGGGTCACCGACCCGCGTAACCTCGGCGCCGTCATCCGGTCGGCCGCCGCGTTCGGCGCGCAGGGTGTGTTCGTACCCGAGCGGCGTGCCGCCGGGATCACCGCGACCGCCTGGCGGACCAGCGCCGGCGCGGCCGCGCGCGTGCCGGTCGCCCAGGTCACCAACCTGACCCGGTCGCTCAAGGCGTGCAAGGACGCCGGCTTCGTCGTGGTCGGCCTCGACGCCGACGGGCAGACCGACCTGTACGACCTGGAGGCCGCGGTCGGCCCGCTGGTCGTGGTGGTCGGCTCGGAGGGACGCGGGCTGTCCCGCCTGGTCGGCGAGACCTGCGACCTCACCGTCAGCATCCCGATGGTCTCGGACGTGGAATCGCTCAACGCCAGCGTCGCCGCCGCGGTCACGCTCGCCGAGGTCGCCCGCCGTCGGTCCGTCGAGGCCTGACCGCACGTACGACGAAGGGGCGGCCCGCCACGGCGGACCGCCCCTTCTCTGTCGCTGACGTCAGATCCGCTGGCCGGTGGCGGCGTGGAAGACGTGGCTGCGGCCGGTGCGCGGCTTGACGAACACGGTGTCGCCCATGTTCGGCATGCTGCGCCGGTCGGTGCGGACCACGAACCGCTCGTTGTGGCCCTCCAGCGCGGCGTGGCCGTAGACGTTGGCGTCGGAGCCCAGGTCCTCGACCAGCTCGACCACGACCGGCATGCCGCCCTCGGACGGGCTGACCAGGTCGCAGTCCTCCGGGCGGAAGCCGACGGTCACCTTGCCGTCGGCGCCCTCGGCGCCGGCCGCCTGGACCTGCTCACGGGTCAGCGGGACGATCATCTCGGCGAACGCGCCGCCCTGCTCGGTCAGCTTCACCGTCTTGATGTTCATGGCCGGGGAGCCCATGAAGCCGGCGACGAAGACGTTGGACGGGGTGTCGTAGAGCGCCCGCGGGGTGTCCACCTGCTGGAGCACGCCGTCCAGCATGACCGCCACCCGGTGACCCATGGTCATGGCCTCGACCTGGTCGTGGGTGACGTAGACCGTGGTGACGCCGAGCTTCGCCTGGAGCGAGGCGATCTGCGTACGGGTCTGGACGCGCAGCTTGGCATCGAGGTTCGACAGCGGCTCGTCCATGAGGAAGACCTGCGGCTCGCGGACGATCGCGCGGCCCATGGCGACACGCTGGCGCTGACCGCCGGAGAGCGCCTTCGGCTTGCGGCTGAGGAACTCCTCCAGCTGGAGCAGCCCGGCCGCCTCCTTGACCCGCCGGTCGATCTCCGACTTCGAGGTCTTGCGCAGCTTG
Coding sequences within it:
- a CDS encoding ABC transporter ATP-binding protein, translating into MATVTYAKASRIYPGTERPAVNQLDLQIGDGEFLVLVGPSGCGKSTSLRMLAGLEDVDDGAIYIDDRDVTHLPPKARDIAMVFQNYALYPHMTVYENMAFALKLRKTSKSEIDRRVKEAAGLLQLEEFLSRKPKALSGGQRQRVAMGRAIVREPQVFLMDEPLSNLDAKLRVQTRTQIASLQAKLGVTTVYVTHDQVEAMTMGHRVAVMLDGVLQQVDTPRALYDTPSNVFVAGFMGSPAMNIKTVKLTEQGGAFAEMIVPLTREQVQAAGAEGADGKVTVGFRPEDCDLVSPSEGGMPVVVELVEDLGSDANVYGHAALEGHNERFVVRTDRRSMPNMGDTVFVKPRTGRSHVFHAATGQRI
- the rlmB gene encoding 23S rRNA (guanosine(2251)-2'-O)-methyltransferase RlmB, whose translation is MAGNSQRRGRRLTSKSGAPKGTGGKNKDSLAGRGRTLPADERPWHKAYSGTEKLPQRTAWKQDKERRAAAEEGRAPKIGNPGTKDTTWGKGTRAGVPLKGGKGKPGGRGGPRVAPGRKANPAKDSPELLVGRNPVLESLRTQVPATALYTAQGIDVDDRVKEIVRTAADRGIAILEVSRAELDRMTGGVLHQGVGLQVPPFAYEPFDDLVAAALEQAAPLLVALDGVTDPRNLGAVIRSAAAFGAQGVFVPERRAAGITATAWRTSAGAAARVPVAQVTNLTRSLKACKDAGFVVVGLDADGQTDLYDLEAAVGPLVVVVGSEGRGLSRLVGETCDLTVSIPMVSDVESLNASVAAAVTLAEVARRRSVEA